In Rhinolophus sinicus isolate RSC01 linkage group LG01, ASM3656204v1, whole genome shotgun sequence, the genomic stretch GGGATTTATAGGGTGAAGTATCTTGCAGATCTTGGGCTCTAGCCAAAGCAAATACAACATGGTCCCTGTCACTAGCCACTGCCTAAATATGAACAGGGCCCTACGAGTCTGAGTCCTGGGTCCTTGAATTCTAATGCCAGATACTTTCCTGATTGATCAGGAAATGTGGGAACTTTCCTTTCCTCTATGCCTCAGTTGTACATTCACTGAAAGGGAAAGAATCATCTCCATGAAAATGGGAAGGTTATTTGAGTTGGGAGCCACAGGTGTAAACTGCTAAGGGAGACTTGAGAATAAGATGCAAAGTGGGAGGGTAGTCCAGGATGTGTGTGTAGTGGTCAACATACCCTGTCCCGGCCTTATCCTAGAACGAGGTCTCCTCTATCCAGTCCTATGTggcttttcttcattcctttcctgGGTCCAGAGCGAGGGACAAGTTAATGATCCCTAAGCCTCACAGGTCTAGAACTCATCCTACCCCCTGCTTCCTCTGCCAGAGAAAAGTGCATCACCCAGGATTGTGACCAAGCATTCCCAGAACTGAGGCCAGAGGTGGCGGGCCAGGGGACCACTGAGGCAGTGGACCTAGAAAATGAGGTGAGCCCTGGGGGCTCTTCTGGGCCTTGTCCCTGCCGTGGGATGTTGGGTCTGGGTAGATGTTTTTCTAGAGCAATGATCCCCAACCCTCCAAGTATGAGCTCCCCGTGTGTTCAAAATTGCTTTCTTGttattaatttatagattttaatCTATAAATGCAGTTACTTGCATTTACTTCACGGTCCCCCAGGTTGGGAGCTCCTGCCCTCAACCTTACATACTCCTCATGACCTCTTTTACTCCCTTGTGCCTCAGGAGCCAGACAGTGACAATGATGGCAGCGATGAGTGGCAACACCTGCTAGCGACCACCGAGCCTGTGCCCATCCAGCTGAAAGCCCCTCTTACCCTGCTGTGCAATCCTGACTTCTGCCAGCGCATCCAGAGTCAGCTACAGGAGGCTGGAGCGCAGGTGACAGACAGAAAGATACTGTGGAGGGGATTTGAGACttttttcacagatgaggcaTTAAAAAACATTGacatgaggagagagagaaagtttgccccttttcaattgtttttcaGTTCATCTGCTTCATTCTAGGAGATTTGCTACCCTCTTAGTAACACAGAAAGAGCAGGCCTCGGGTTTCTCTTTCTGAAGGGCAGAGTATCCAGAGCAGGGGTCCGCAAATTCCTgatggtaaatatttcaggtGGTGTGGGCCATGAGGCAAAAATGGAGGACATTATGTAAGTACTTCTACAatgagagaaaacacatttctacaaaatatttattgacaaaatgaaaaatgtagatGTAACAACTACACAATATTTTCTATAATGGGTATACTAACGAGAAgaatacgatttttttttttagggaataACATTTTGCTTAATTGGCATTCATAGTTAGTGTTCCCTCTTACAAAGCCTTTCCTTGCTTCTCGGAAACACAGTGATCTTCCTTTCTGGGAACTCACCGAAATATCCTGCCTGcatctcttcccctctctttaaagtctgttttaatGACTTATAGGAAGTGTGAAACACTTAATCCAATAATCCAATTATTATCATAATCCAatcttagaacattttcatcaccccaataagATCCCTCATACCCAGTTAGTTAATCATCATTCCTACCCCAGTCCCAGACAACCATTAATCTACCTTCCTTCTGTCTCATGGATTTGCTTTTCCTggacgtttcatataaatggaaccatacagtgTAGTTTtgctggctcctttcacttagcttAAGTTTAATGTTTTCGAGGTTCGctcatgctgtagcatgtatcagtacttcattcctttttgttgctgatcAACGTTCCATTATATggacatatatcacattgtgtttatccattcaccagttgatggacatttgggttgtttccactttttggcttttatgaataatgctgctatgaacagtcaCATGGAAGTCtttgtggacatatgctttcatttctcttgggcggatacctaggagtggaattgctgggccatatggtagatttatgtttaacattttaagaaactgctgaacataaccattttgcattcctatcaGCCATGTATGAGGGtccccatttctccacatccttgccaacatgtattatctatttttttattatagctattCTAGTGAGTGTGAAATAGTAtatcattgtcattttaatttgcattttgcaaATGACTAATGTCAAGCAtcttattagccatttgtgtatcttcttgggGAAACACCAATTCgattcctttgctcatttttaaattgggttgtttgtattcttattgaattgtaagagtaCTTTATATCTTCTGGATACAAGATCTttttcagatatgtgatttgcaaatattttctccctttccatgctttgtctttttattctcctaagagtatcttttgaagcacaagggttttgaattttgatgaagttcagttaccattttttccctctgtagATTATGCTTTTGTTATTGTATCtaagaaatatttccaaagccAAAGTCTtgaaggttttctcctatgttttttgCTAAAAGTTTTCTAGTTTCAGCTCTGACAGTTAGGTCTCTGACCCactttgggttaatttttgtgtgCCATGTGAGGTGTATGCATACAGTGTGAGGGATCTAAGTtcatcttttgcatgtggatatacaattgtcccagcaccacttgttgaaaagactctcctTTCCTCAGTGAATTGCCGTGGCAACTTGCTCTCTTTTGGCCCTTACCCAGTGTCCTCTTAGTATTGGACAACATTTCAGTAGGGAAGCAGGTTAAAAGCTCTGCCTCCAGGGTAAGACTTCCTGAGTTGGAATTCCATCTGAAACTACTCTTTAGCTGTGTGATTATTGACTACTTAACCTATCTGGACGCTTCAAtctcctcacctataaaatggtaattatatttacttcaaaggattattgtgaagattaaatgagcataTAAGTGAAAAGATTTAGAATAGTGAATAGCATACTGTAAAACACTTGATGTAAatgttattcttcttttgaaGAATAGCGTTTTAAAGAATAAccagttaaaaatataatactgtcCATCGCTTGCAGGCTGTATAAAAATAAGTGGTAGGCTGGATTTAGCCTGTAGCTCATAGTTTGTCAACCCCGATCTAGAGTTGAATAATATTGTTTTGTCTATCTGGAGTTGAATAACATGGTTTCATGtccattgtttttcattttcagaagtgTACGTGAGTGTGcgtgcatttgttttgttttgtttttaagatgaaaggctggagaagggagggagcaggCAGGAATGGCATTGGGCCTGACAGAGAGATCCTGCGGGGTGGTCCCCTCcttcttgttcactgctgttaTAAGTCAAGTGACGTGGCCATCTATAATCCTCTTCCCTGGTACAGTTTCCctatttccctcttctccttctctgtgcTTTAGACTCCCAGAGAAAGGAATGGGAACATCTGGTGATATGTCAACTCCTTGGGGACACTTGGTGACTGTGACTCTCCTTTTACCTCTGATAACATCAATGACTCCTTCTTTCACCCAGATCCTGAGAGGCATGCTGGAGGGCGCTTCCCGCATCCTTCCGGCACTCCGGGTCCTGAGCAGTCTTCTGTCCAGCTGCAGTGACTCTGTTCCCTTGTATTCCTTCTGCCGTGAGGCAGGACTCCCTGGACTGCTGCTCAACCTCCTCAGACACAGCCAGGAGAACAACAGTATTCAGCAGGTAAGCACGACGCAAGGGGCCTCTGAAGACTTCCAGGAGTTTCTTCTCCTTGGGTTTCTCTTCTTCGAACTGCCATCTCTATTCAGACCaattgcctttcattttctttcctcctctttctagTTAGTAGACCATGAATTACAAACTCTAATGCCTTCTGAGGCCAGGCAGATGTCAGTCAGGGAAGTAGATGATGTGGGACCGTGTGAGTAGTGGGGAATATGATAAACTGGAGAGCTCGTGCCCAGTCTAAATGGGACATCCTCTCCTCAGCCAGAGCCTACTGCTGCCATGTGGGAATACGGGCCCAGTATCGCCAGATCTTCCAATTTTCCAACTGAAGCTAGAAATCCAGATTTTATGTGTCATCTCCTAATATTTAGAGCACTGTGCTTTGAAGTGTTAAATCCTTGGCTTTATTGACCCAATTTTACAGAGCAGGGTACTGAAATTCAGAGACTGACTGGCTCATACATAGGCACTACCTTGTAAATGGTCACGGCGACGATAGTGGAAGAGCTAGGATTGAGACTCAGCGTGTTTGAAATCCAACCTCTACTCCCCCATGCTGTGTCCTGACACAGCTGAGCCAAGGACAGAATAAAGAGAACCTACGCTGAGGCTGCGAGAAAACTGCACTCTGCTGATGAATATTAAACTTgagtgttttaaagaaatttcgAAAAGATTTTGAgctgttttgaaaaacagaatctCTTAAACTCCAAAATGTTGTTAAGGTCAAAGAAGACACATTTTCAGGCTATTTATAGCCCATTGACCACCACTTTGTTACCTCTGATCTCCTCTCTCTGTCCAGTCTGCCCCATCTCTTCCCCTGCCCCATTCTGTCTGGTCAACCTGATTGGATACCTGATGCCTTTTTTTACTGCGTTTTCTAGTCTCTGTCTCCATCCCCTACATTGTCCTTACTCTTTGTCCTCTTCCTCGGCAGCAATGTTGGTATGGGACCTTCTTACGGGACCTGATGGCCGCAATTCAGGCCTACTTTGCCTGCACCTTCAATCTGGAGAGGAGTCAGACAGGTGACAGGTGGGATGAGAGGCAGTTTTGCTCTGTTGACCCGTTTGGCTTCAATTTCTattcccatttcttcctttctccattagGAAGAAACTAAGTGAGGAGAAGCTGTGATTTGTGACAGATTTAGGGACCAGCTGACTGACCCCTCAGAGTCCAGCTAGCCCTTGTAAGGACCCTGAGACACCTCCAAGTTTGCCCCAAGACTTTCAGGTTTTCAGGGTCAGCAGTCACCATGCACTAAATGAAAGGATCAAGATGTGAATAACCAAGGAAATGGCAAAGAAGGGGCCCTAGAGGGTGTGtatgtgagtctgtgtgtgtgcttCGCAAGGGACAGAAGAGGGAGCATTCTGAGGTGTTCCTTTGCAGAGCTTCTCTTAGCTGCCCAGAATGGATGCATTCACCACATCTGGGCTTTTAgtagagagaggagaagaaaccATGGGCTCACTTCCCCCCCTAGCCTACAGGTATTTCAGGACGGTGCCAACCTCTTTCTGGACCTGTTGGGGAAACTACTGACCCAACCAGATGACTCTGAGCAGACTTGGCGGAGGGATAGCCTTACGGTAATCGGCTCCCGTTTCCACATTTCTGTCTCTCCTGTCTTTCTCCGTGTTTCTCCCATCCCCTTTCTGATGACTAGATAGGGTTAGATCAAAGTAAGACATCAGACATTCATTGAATGCCAACTATGTGCCATATGCCATTTGAGTAAGAGAAAGCTCCTATCTTCAAGGGACCAGGGATAGTCTAGTAGGCAGATGTAAAGTGCTCAAGGACAAAAGTGTACAAAGCCCATTAGAACGTGGTATAAAATCCAGAAGCACCACTGAAGAAGATGAACACTCCTTGGAGGGTCATAGAAGAAATCCTGAAGAAGGAAATCATCTCTGCTCGGATTTGGAGAATACATAGAAGTTTGCTAGGTGGATGAGGCAGGAAGTACAGGggatattccaggcagagggagcaaccTACATAAAGGCCCAGAGGCATTAAGCCCTGTGGACTATTTCAGGGAACCACAAATAGAAGTGTTTCTTCTTGAAGAGACTTGCAGATCAGCCAGTATTTCTCCATCTTGTGGGTTTTCTCCACTGAACTCGGGAGGTGAGGGACAAGAGAATGGAGGATTGAATGAGAAAATCTTGGAGGAGGCAGTTACAGGGTAACATGTGCAAGGAAGTAAACGATTGCCTGGTTGTTGTTCAAACTGGCAACTGAGAACACAGATCTAGGCTACATTCCTGCCTCTAGCTAGCAGTCCATTCAATTTCTCCCAGTCTCAGAGCCTATTTTAGCATCCCTCACTCTTTTAAGTCAGGAAGCTTTTAATATCTAACCTAAATGTTCCCCGGCGGTGACTCATATTATTGGCCAGCACTTCTTACAGGTCCTTGTAGCACGGGGAGTTTGGAATAAATACCCCACCTCCTGAAGTTCTGACTCAGAAAACTGGGTTGATAGGGACCCAGGAATCCCCAGCAATTCTCATACTCCTGGTCgcagatcacactttgagaaacaccgTCTAGGGAGCAGCTGAtcagagagaagagggaatgaCACCTGAAATTCCTGTCCTTGAAATGTGAAGGCCGTTATGATGCATCTTCTGTACAAGAAATACTTAGAATCAGACAGCTAGTCCCTCTGggttttcctcctcttttctcagGCTGTCCGGGGATGCTTGCTTCTTCCCCTAAGCCCAATCAGTTTTCTGACGCCCTCATGTTAACCGTGCCCTGGTCTCCTTTACTGTGAACCCTGCCTGCCCTTAGTGCTTTACTGTTCTGTGTGAAGCCATGGATGGGAACAGCTCGACCATCTCCAAAGCCTTCTACTCCAGTCTGTTGACGACACAGCGGGCTGTGTTGGACGGGCTCCTTCATGGCTTGACAGTTCCACAGCTCCCTTTTCACACACCTCCAGGTAACCAGCGTGGGGAGGGAAGGTTCTCTGGACGTCACTGTTGAGTGGGTCCGGCTCTGCACGTTTAATTAGTGCCCAATAAATAACTGAAGGGAGCAATGTGAGAGAAGCAGCTAGCCCCCACCCTTCATTCTTTGCCTTTCTCCATAGGAGCCCCTCAAGTGAGCCAGCCACTGCGGGAGCAGAGTGAGGATCTGCTGGGAGCCGTTTCCTCTGCACTGGCAGCCATGTGCGTTGCTCCTGTGGGGCTGCCTGGCTGCTGGGAAGCCAAGGAGCAGGTCTGAGCTTCAGTCTCTTGTTCTTCTCGTCCTTCTTAGAGTTGCCAGCTTCTCAGGAAGGCAGACAAATAAGCTGTGGTGCCTCCCTGTACTCAGTACTTGCAGAAACTGCTCCAAACCTGGGTCTGGGCCACTTGCAGACCATGATGTAGCCAAAATCCCAGAGGCCTTGGTTACAGAGCTCAGTGACCAACTGCCCTTGTGTTCATGTCGCTGACCTAAAGCCACCAGTGATGCTTCTTCAAGGGCTCAGGAGTCAGATTTCCTGCTCCCTGTTGGCTAGCAACACTTTCCTCTGTACCTGCCACACTGGGGCTAAATAAGCCCATGACTTTTGGTTCTCCATTAGCTATGAAGACCGGGAATGCAATGGGGTCTGAGGTCCCTGGTGAAGCTGGGCCTAGCGAGGGTTTGAGAGTACTGACTAGTGGAAGATAGGATAGGATAAGATAGGATTGGAATAATGGAAATGCGATTGAGTCTTCAGTTATGCCCCTATAGATCTCTCGTCACTTGGCAAATCAGCTCACCGAAGACAACAGCCAGCTGAGGTCATCTCTCATCTCTGGCCTGCAGCATCCCATCCTGTGCCTACACCTTCTCAAGGTACTGCCTGCCCATATCTCTCGgcacttcagatttctttttaacccccaggactgagagagagagagagacacggAGAGAGATGAGAGATCCCCTCGCAGAacctttttctgcttttaaatctGTTCAACTGAGATGGCCACACTGTTAGCCCATCCTCACCCAAACTGAGAAGTACATCAAGAGCTGGAAGTGGCCCAAACTTCTCCAACACCCGCAAATGTAGATACCAGATCTGTGGAGAGGCTAGCCTGCTTTCAGCCGGGCCTTCCAGTCTGGGAGCCCAGGTGCTGCTCTGCACAGACAgacttctccccactcccttaGGTTCTCTACTCCTGCTGCCACATCAGTGAGCCCCTGTGCCATCTTCTAGGGCGAGAGCCCCTGGCCTTGGAGTCCCTGTCCATGTTGGTCCAGGGCAAGGTAGGCCAGCAATATAGGTGGGCATCTCATGGTGGCCCTGTCATCTGATTCCGAGGTCGCTCGGATCATTTAGGTTTCCTTTGTAGGTAAAGGTAGTGGATTGGGAAGAGTCTACTGAAGTGAcactctgtctcctctcccttcttGTCCTTCGGCTCCAAGATCTTCCTCCTGGGTGAGTCATAAAGTAGGCTCTCTCCACTGAAATCTTCCATTTGTATAGCTCACCCTGACATAGAACTTGGGGAGTGGCAGCCAATAACCTATCCTTAGAAGGTGTTGGGATAGAGAGAGTGAAGTTTTCTCTACCAAGAATAGACCTGGATTCCCACCAACTTTGTGACTTGGAGTCGGACATGCAGCTTAGGTGGCGAGTGCCATCCAAGGGAGAGGGAAGGCCACCCACCGGCCTCCTTTCACACTGCTGCATTCCTTACTGTGTCTCCTTATTCCAGAGTGGAGAAGCTAGGCAGTGAGATTGCTACTGTCTTCACCCATTCACACGTCGTCTCGCTTGTGGTGAGTTTTCAgccttcatcttcctcctcctttcacCCTGTCATCCAACCCTTCTGGAAGCAGGCATGGCATTATCCCCTTTGCAGCTGTTTATGAGGCATTTTGCTGGCCTGGGACAAAGACCTAAATCTTTCTGCCTGTGCTGAATACCATTCAGATCTGGACATTCCTTCTCCTCTAACTCTCCAGAGTGCAGCAGCCTGTCTACTGGGACAGCTTGGTCAGCAAGGGGTGACCTTTGACCTCCAGCCTGTGGAGTGGATCGCTGCAGCCACACATGCCCTGTCTGCCCCTGCGGAGGTGAGGCTTGCCAGGAATGTGTGGACGTGTTTTCTCTAAGTCAAACAAGGACCGCATTCATGGGGAAAAGGCTGAAGTACCAGCCAGCCTAGAGTTAACTAAGGAATGCTAAAGGAATCAAGGAGTCTTTCCTGCCCTTCTGCCCCTGGATGAATGACCCCTCTCAGCCCAGACTGGTCAGGGCTTCAGATCTGTTGTTAACACTCTGGACTTCTAAAGAGGGAAGAGGCGTCATCTGTCTCTTGGACTTTGGCAGTGCCTGCTAAAGGAGCTCTCTCTTAGGCCCTCTTTTCTAGTCCATTTTCTTCACTGCCACCAGAGTGATCTTGCTTACAGGAAAATCTGGTCATTTGTTGATTACTTaccacataaatataaatatggatTGAGTagcaggcactattctaggctctgagtatacagcagtgaataaaagacaaaaatcttgcCCATGTGGAGTTTGTGTAAATTGTCAGTGGCTTCCCACTGCATCTGGGATAAAGTGCAAATTCTTGAACAGGCTACTGAAAGCTCATCTGTTACCTCTGAGCTCTGGAATCTTGCTATACCGAACGAGTTACCATTTCCAAAATTCACTATGCTGTTTCATGACCTGCCTCTACGTATGCTATGACTTCTACTTGGAAtattctcccttcccacctctacCTTCTCTTGTCTGCCTTTTCAACTTTTAATCCTACCAGGAGGCAGAGTTAGGCACTCTCAACTGTGacccccgcacccccaccccagactcctGTCTGGAAAGTGTCTTCCTAAACTAGAATTGTTTCCACGTCTGCTTACGCCACCAGACTGTGTGTCTTTAGGACAGAGTTAGTCATTGACTGAATAGGCAGGAAGCAAGACTCCTAAGTCCAGAAGAACTGTCCCCGCGGCCCCAGGCCGAGGAAGAGCTCTTCCTGCCTGACCAGGAGTCGGGGGCACAGACCTGTGAGGCCACCTCATCCCGCTCAGGATCTGcattctgcctccctctctcctgcagGTCCGGCTGGCTCCACCAGGTGGCTGTGGATTCTACGATGGTCTCCTTATCCTGCTACAGCTCCTCACCCAGGTACAGCTGCATCTTAGGATGGATGGGaagtaaggagagagaaaatgggcaTTGTGGGGTGCCACTGGACACTAAAGAAGCATCTCACAAACTACTGTGCATGTGGTGGCCTTAGAAGGGGCCCACCTGCCCTTGGAAGCTTTAAAAAGGGAACCATTCAGCTTATCCCTTGGGattcagtgggaaaaaaagcTGTAATTCCCTGGTTTCCAGTAGACCTACACATAGGTTGAGAGGTGGGGGTCAAGATGTAAGAAGAAAGGGAACTAAGACAACAGGGAAATCCTAGGTGGGAAAACAGAAGGAATTATTTCTCGTAGGTCAGGGATAGGAGTGCAGAAAGGCCTTTTGATTCTTGACTTTGACCTCCCCACCCACTCTCTTTCAATTTTGTTTCCAGCAGGGGAAGGGTAGGCTGATAAGCGACCTGACTAGCTCGGAAATGTGGACCGCTCTGTGGCACCGCTTCTCCATGGCTCTGAGGCTCCCCGAGGAGGTGTCCACACAGGAAGACGAGCTGTTGCTGTCCAGTCCACAAAGCCCAGAGCCAGACTGGACGCTGATCTCACCTCAAGGTACCTTTCCAGTAGCACGGCGTCCTTTGTGGGGCCAGCGTGTTGATCCCTCTTCAGAACTGGGTTAGCCCATGGAgatttctgctgctgcttctgctgccgctgccgctgccgcccAGGGAGAGGATGGCAGAATATACACGGGGGCTGCCCAGGGATGGGGAGGTGACTGAATAGGTGGTAACCCTGGGAGCCATGGGGGAGCAGGAGCATCGGGGACTCTTGCCTGCTCCACTGGGTCTTCATTCGTGGTGTTTGCAGGTGTGGCAGCCCTGCTGAACCTGGCGGTGGCCACCTTCACTCAAGAGCCCCAGTTATGCCTGAACCACCTGTCTCAGCGTGGAAGTATCCTCACATCCACCTTGAAGCACCTGCTTTGCCCCAGCTTTCTGCATCAGCTGGGCC encodes the following:
- the STK36 gene encoding serine/threonine-protein kinase 36 isoform X2, producing the protein MTCVSASNHKCVCSSPAVSKLQSKGGQSEQLGIPLNVCFLKMTMKNFLQGLLTKDPQQRLAWPDLLHHPFIAGRVTIITEPADPDLGTPFTSRLPPELQILKDQQVHQLAPKGNRSRILHQAYKRMAEEAKKKKHHNTGPALEQEDRTSRVAAGTAPLPRLRASPQEPGLLAGIMASEMKSSWAEWGAGEAPPAPREKCITQDCDQAFPELRPEVAGQGTTEAVDLENEEPDSDNDGSDEWQHLLATTEPVPIQLKAPLTLLCNPDFCQRIQSQLQEAGAQILRGMLEGASRILPALRVLSSLLSSCSDSVPLYSFCREAGLPGLLLNLLRHSQENNSIQQQCWYGTFLRDLMAAIQAYFACTFNLERSQTGDSLQVFQDGANLFLDLLGKLLTQPDDSEQTWRRDSLTCFTVLCEAMDGNSSTISKAFYSSLLTTQRAVLDGLLHGLTVPQLPFHTPPGAPQVSQPLREQSEDLLGAVSSALAAMCVAPVGLPGCWEAKEQISRHLANQLTEDNSQLRSSLISGLQHPILCLHLLKVLYSCCHISEPLCHLLGREPLALESLSMLVQGKVKVVDWEESTEVTLCLLSLLVLRLQDLPPGVEKLGSEIATVFTHSHVVSLVSAAACLLGQLGQQGVTFDLQPVEWIAAATHALSAPAEVRLAPPGGCGFYDGLLILLQLLTQQGKGRLISDLTSSEMWTALWHRFSMALRLPEEVSTQEDELLLSSPQSPEPDWTLISPQGVAALLNLAVATFTQEPQLCLNHLSQRGSILTSTLKHLLCPSFLHQLGQAPHGSEFLPDVVLSVCQILCFPFALDVDADLLVGVLADLRDSEVAAHLLQVCCHHLPLPQVELPISLLTRLALTDPTSLNKFVNTVSASPSTVISFLSVALLGNQPLLTSDLLSLLAHTARVLSPSHLSFIQELLAGADESYRPLRSLLGHPENSVRARTYGLLGHLLQHSMALRGALQSQAGLLNLLLLGLGDKDPAVRRSASFAVGNAAYQAGPLGPALAAAVPNMTQLLGDPQAGIRRNAVLALGNLGPEGLGEELLQCQVPQRLLEVACGDPQPTVKEAALIALRSLRQEPCIHQVLVSLGASEKLALLSLGNQLPPHSSPRPTSAKHCRKLIHLLRPTPST